A single genomic interval of Helianthus annuus cultivar XRQ/B chromosome 6, HanXRQr2.0-SUNRISE, whole genome shotgun sequence harbors:
- the LOC110883314 gene encoding uncharacterized serine-rich protein C1E8.05: protein MGGCLSSGSDSVSSSSSSSALVISSTGDLRPYSTPVLVSNVLQTEDSSSSSSSFFVCNSDNLSYDEHITPLDAQDELDAGQIYFVLPVSKLRNPLSASEMAALAVKASVALNGKSNSKASTRSKSKAKTKSKVSPFVVMESSKINVIVDQEAQNKCGPSTTVGVSRSGSIRKMQRYSSRKARLAVRSFKLRLSTIYEDQSHKYR, encoded by the coding sequence ATGGGTGGTTGTTTGTCTTCAGGTAGCGATtctgtttcttcttcttcttcttcttccgcTCTCGTGATATCCTCCACGGGTGATCTGCGACCGTATTCCACTCCCGTTTTGGTTTCCAACGTCCTTCAAACGGaggattcttcttcttcttcttcttctttttttgttTGCAACTCAGACAACCTGTCTTATGACGAGCATATTACGCCTCTTGATGCCCAAGACGAGCTTGATGCCGGTCAGATTTATTTTGTTTTACCCGTTTCTAAACTTCGCAACCCTCTTAGCGCTTCCGAAATGGCCGCACTCGCTGTCAAGGCTAGCGTCGCCCTCAATGGAAAATCCAATTCTAAAGCCTCAACAAGATCTAAATCTAAAGCTAAGACTAAGAGTAAGGTTTCTCCTTTTGTTGTGATGGAAAGCAGTAAGATCAATGTAATAGTTGACCAGGAAGCACAAAACAAATGCGGTCCCAGTACTACTGTGGGAGTCTCTAGATCTGGATCCATACGCAAAATGCAAAGATATTCCTCAAGGAAAGCAAGATTGGCTGTTCGATCTTTTAAGCTCCGATTGTCTACTATTTACGAAGACCAATCGCATAAATaccgttaa